The genomic stretch CGGTCACCGAAGAACTGGAGCCAACGACGGCGGATCTCTGCGGTCTGCATGGTGCTTCCTGTAGGGCGTGTGGCGGGGACGGGAGGCTCGGGGTGGGTCAGGTGGGCGAGTGGCCGTTCGGGCGCAGCTCGGCTTCGCGCGAGCGGTACCCCTCGGCCACGGCGCCCGTGAAGGCCTTCGCCCGGGCGTCGACCTGGGCGAGGAGGTGTGCGGCGGACGGCGTCCGGCTGACGCGCTGTGCCGCGACGAACCCGATGACCACGCCGACGGCGACGAAGAACAGCTGCTTCACGATGCCTCCCTCTCGCGTGCGCCGGAGCGCACGTCGGACAAGCGTATCGCGGGGACGCAGAACGGCGGGCCGCCCTCCGAGGAGGACGACCCGCCGTTCACACAGGTGCTGGGATCAGCGGGCTGCGTAGTACTCGACGACGAGCTGCACTTCACAGGTCACGGGGACCTCGGCGCGCTTCGGACGACGCACCAGGCGGGCCTGGAGCTTGTCGATCTCGACCTCGAGGTAGCCCGGGACCTTCGGGAGGACTTCCTGGTGGCCACCGGCAGCGGCGACCTGGAAGGGCTCGAGCGACTCGGAGCGCTGCTTGACGTGGATCAGCTGGCCCTCCTTGACGCGGAAGGAGGGGCGGTCGACGAGCTTGCCGTCGACCAGGATGTGACGGTGCACGATCAGCTGGCGGGCCTGCGAGGTGGTGCGGGCGAAGCCGGCACGGAGCACGAGGGCGTCCAGACGCGTCTCGAGGGTCTCGACGAGGTTCTCACCGGTCAGACCGGCGGCCTTGCGGGACTCTTCGAAGACGATGCGGAGCTGCTTCTCGCGGATGCCGTACTGGGCGCGCAGACGCTGCTTCTCACGGAGACGGACGGCGTAGTCGCTGTCCTGACGACGGCGCGTACGGCCGTGCTCACCGGGCCCGTAGGGGCGCTTCTCGAGGTAACGGGCCGCCTTCGGCGTCAGCGGGATGCCGAGCGCGCGAGACAGGCGGGTCTTGCTGCGGGTGCGTGACTTGGTAGACACAGGGTCCTTTTCTCTGTACTGAACTGAAGTTGTCACGGGTCTCGGAGCGCGCACGCTCCGACGGACCCCGTGACGGGATCCAGAGGGATGAGCCTGTGGGATCGGGCGGCTACAGCCCGAACCTCTGCCCCCGTGCCGGTCAGGTCCGTTCAGGACGTGACTGACACTGTGTCCTCGACGCAGCCGCACGCGAGGACCAGGACGTAGGCCCGTCAACGATAGCAGCATCCGGTCCCGCCGTGGGGACCAGACCGACCGCGCGTCGCGTGCCCGGTCAGTCGCCGCGGATGATCCCGCGCAGTCGGTCGAGCCGCGGCCCGATCTCGCGCTCGAACCCGTTGGCGGTCGGCGTGTAGTACTCGGTGCCGTCCAGGGCGTCGGGCAGGTACTGCTGGGACGCGACCCCGTGCTCGGCGTCGTGCGAGTAGATGTACCCCTTGCCGTGCCCGAGCCGTTTCGCCCCGGCGTAGTGCGCGTCCCGGAGGTGGTTCGGCACGACGCCCATCCGCCCGGCCTTGACGTCGGCCACGGCCTGGTTCACGCCGTTGTACGCCGCGTTCGACTTCGGCGCGGTCGCCAGGTAGACCACGGCCTCGGCGAGCGGGATCCGACCCTCGGGCATGCCGATGAGCTGGACGGCCTGCGCGGCGGCGACGGCGATCGGCAGCGCCTGCGGGTCCGCCATGCCGATGTCCTCGGACGCCGAGATGATGATCCGCCGGGCGATGAACCTCGGGTCCTCGCCGGCCTCGATCATCCGCGCCAGGTAGTGCAGTGCGGCGTCGACGTCGCTCCCCCGGACCGACTTGATGAACGCGCTGATGACGTCGTAGTGCTCGTCGCCCTGCCGGTCGTAGCGGAGCAGCGCCCGGTCCACCGCGGCGGCGACGGTGTCGGCGTCGACGACCGGGACCGTACCGGACTCGCGCTCGTCGTCGTCCTGCGCCGCCACGGCGGACGCGGCCGCGGCCTCCAGCGCCGTCAACGCACGTCGGGCGTCCCCGGACGCCAGGCGGATGATCGCGGCCCGTGCTTCGTCGCCGAGCACGACCGACCCCCGGAGGCCCCGGGCGTCCTCGACCGCGCGGTCGACGAGCATGCCGAGGTCGGCGTCCGTCAGGGGCTTGAGCGTGAGCAGCAGGGAGCGCGAGAGCAACGGCGAGATGACCGAGAAGGACGGGTTCTCGGTGGTCGCCGCGATGAGGATCACCCAGCCGTTCTCGACCCCGGGCAACAGGGCGTCCTGCTGCGCCTTGCTGAAGCGGTGGATCTCGTCGAGGAACAGGACCGTCGTCGCGCCGTAGAGGTCCCGGTGTGTCAGGGCCTTCTCCATGACCTCGCGCACGTCCTTGACGCCGGCGGTGACCGCGGACAGCTCGACGAACTCACGGCCGGACTGCCGGGCGATCGCCTGCGCCAGGGTGGTCTTGCCGGTGCCGGGCGGCCCCCAGAGGATCACCGAGACGCCGCCGGGGCTCTCGCGCGAACCGGTCGCCAGCTGGACCAGCGGCGATCCCCGGCCGAGCAGGTGCTGCTGACCGGCGACCTCTTCGAGGCTGGTGGGACGCATCCGCACGGCGAGGGGCACGGACCCCTGCGACAGGCCGGTGCGGCCGCCCGTCGTGGGCGCGTTCATCCCCGACCGGTCAGTTGCCATGCCTCGATCGTACGGGCCGACACCGACTTCTCCGGCGTCCGGGCCGGCACCGCCGGGCCCGCGACGGGTGAACCGGTACGCTCGTCGGACACCGCGACGAGAGGTCAGAAGAGCACCGTGGCACCGAAGAACCAGAGCCGTGAAGCCCGCGAGCGACTCCGTCTCTACCAGGCCAGGCAGGGCCTCCACGAGCGTCAGCGTCGACGTCGGGTCCGGGACAACGTCATCGGTGCCGGGGCGCTGGTGCTCGTCGCCGCACTCGCCACCGGCTCGCAGCTGGTGCACGCCTCGACGCAGGGTGCCGACAGTGCGTCGGCCAGCGCGACCTCGACCGCCGCCCCCACACCGTCGGCCAGCGCGACCGCCGGCAACACCGGGGACGTGCCGAGCAAGGGCATCGCGAAGGGCGCGACCTGGACCGGCACACTGACGTTGAACAAGGACATCCGGCTGGGCATCGAGCTCGACGGCGCGAAGGCCCCGCAGGCCACCAGCGTCGAGGTCGACCTGATCCGCAAGCAGTTCTACGAGGGCACGAAGTGCCACCGCCTGGCCGACAGCACCGGCTTCCACTTCCTGCAGTGCGGCTCGGCGAACGGCGACGGCACGGGTGACGCCGGCTTCCAGTACGGCCCGCTCGAGAACGTGCCGAGCGACGGCACCTACGCGAAGGGCACGATCGCCATCGCCCGCGGCGCGACCCCGTCGTCACAGACGACGCAGTTCTTCATCGTCACCGACGACACCACGCTCGACCCGTCCACCGGCGGCTACACCGTCGTCGGCAAGGTGACCAGCGGGCTGTCGCAACTGGTGTCGAAGGTGACGTCGAAGGGCATCGCCGACGCCGGCTCCGACGGCTCCGGCGAGCCGAAGGTGGCCACCGAGATCACCGGCGCGACCATCGCGCAGCAGAAGTAGTCCACAGCGAAAACGCACACGCCCGTCGCACGGCGCGGCGGTGCAATAGGCTGACGACCTGACCGTGCCGACGGTGACGTCGGTGATGCACGACCACGATCGAGGCGAGACCTGTGGCATCTGACGAAGCAACGACCTGGGGCCGGGTAGACGAGAACGGGACGGTCTACGTCCGGTACGAGGACTCGGAGCGGGTCGTGGGCGAGTACCCCGACGCCTCCGCCGAAGAGGCGCTGGCCTACTTCGCCCGCAAGTACGCCGACCTCGAAGGCCAGGTGAAGATCGCGGAGCAGCGCGTCAAGGGCGGCGCGTCCGCGAACGACGTCGCCCGGACCGTCGAGCACCTGCGCAGCCTGGTCGCCGAAGCCCGTGTCGTCGGCGACGTCAAGTCGCTCGAGGACCGCATCGGCGCCCTCACCGACCAGGTGGGCTCGCTCACGAAGGAGCAGGCCGCGCAGGCGCAGGCTGCCCTGACCGAGGCGCTCGCCTACCGCACCGCCCTGGTGGAAGAGGCCGAGGCACTCGCCGCGGTCGACCCCGCCCGCGCGCAGTGGAAGCAGGTGACCGCGCAGCTCGACGACGTGTTCGCCCGCTGGCAGCAGCACCAGCACGACGGCCCGCGCATCCCGAAGAACGACGCGAACGACCTCTGGAAGCGGTTCCGCACCGCCCGCTCGACGGTCGACCAGCACCGCCGCGCGTTCTACTCCGAGCTCGACTCGCAGCACCGTGACGCCCGTGCCCGCAAGCAGGAACTCGTGCAGCAGGCCGAGGCGCTCGCTCCCCGCGGGTCCGACGCCATCCCGGCCTACCGAGAGCTGCTGGACGACTGGAAGAACGCCGGTCGGGCAGGCAAGCGCCACGACGACGCGCTCTGGGCACGCTTCAAGGCCGCCGGTGACGTCCTCTTCGAGCAGCGCCACGCCGAGAACACGGCCGAGAACGAGGAGTA from Curtobacterium sp. MCLR17_032 encodes the following:
- a CDS encoding DUF349 domain-containing protein, whose product is MASDEATTWGRVDENGTVYVRYEDSERVVGEYPDASAEEALAYFARKYADLEGQVKIAEQRVKGGASANDVARTVEHLRSLVAEARVVGDVKSLEDRIGALTDQVGSLTKEQAAQAQAALTEALAYRTALVEEAEALAAVDPARAQWKQVTAQLDDVFARWQQHQHDGPRIPKNDANDLWKRFRTARSTVDQHRRAFYSELDSQHRDARARKQELVQQAEALAPRGSDAIPAYRELLDDWKNAGRAGKRHDDALWARFKAAGDVLFEQRHAENTAENEEYSGNLEAKLALLTEAEPILQIQDRVAARKALTDVQRRWDEIGRVPRADVRRVEDRIRAVEDHVRSLEDTHWKQSDPERKARQTGLASQLEDAIAKLQSELADAQATGDARKIKDAQEALDARKIWLDALGG
- a CDS encoding replication-associated recombination protein A — translated: MNAPTTGGRTGLSQGSVPLAVRMRPTSLEEVAGQQHLLGRGSPLVQLATGSRESPGGVSVILWGPPGTGKTTLAQAIARQSGREFVELSAVTAGVKDVREVMEKALTHRDLYGATTVLFLDEIHRFSKAQQDALLPGVENGWVILIAATTENPSFSVISPLLSRSLLLTLKPLTDADLGMLVDRAVEDARGLRGSVVLGDEARAAIIRLASGDARRALTALEAAAASAVAAQDDDERESGTVPVVDADTVAAAVDRALLRYDRQGDEHYDVISAFIKSVRGSDVDAALHYLARMIEAGEDPRFIARRIIISASEDIGMADPQALPIAVAAAQAVQLIGMPEGRIPLAEAVVYLATAPKSNAAYNGVNQAVADVKAGRMGVVPNHLRDAHYAGAKRLGHGKGYIYSHDAEHGVASQQYLPDALDGTEYYTPTANGFEREIGPRLDRLRGIIRGD
- the rpsD gene encoding 30S ribosomal protein S4, which translates into the protein MSTKSRTRSKTRLSRALGIPLTPKAARYLEKRPYGPGEHGRTRRRQDSDYAVRLREKQRLRAQYGIREKQLRIVFEESRKAAGLTGENLVETLETRLDALVLRAGFARTTSQARQLIVHRHILVDGKLVDRPSFRVKEGQLIHVKQRSESLEPFQVAAAGGHQEVLPKVPGYLEVEIDKLQARLVRRPKRAEVPVTCEVQLVVEYYAAR
- a CDS encoding peptidylprolyl isomerase yields the protein MAPKNQSREARERLRLYQARQGLHERQRRRRVRDNVIGAGALVLVAALATGSQLVHASTQGADSASASATSTAAPTPSASATAGNTGDVPSKGIAKGATWTGTLTLNKDIRLGIELDGAKAPQATSVEVDLIRKQFYEGTKCHRLADSTGFHFLQCGSANGDGTGDAGFQYGPLENVPSDGTYAKGTIAIARGATPSSQTTQFFIVTDDTTLDPSTGGYTVVGKVTSGLSQLVSKVTSKGIADAGSDGSGEPKVATEITGATIAQQK